In Kiritimatiellia bacterium, the sequence AGGTGAGAGGCAACCGCCTCGCGGTTGCCGCGTTGTGGATCATCGGCTTTTATTTTATCCTGGCGCTCTACGGCGAGGGCGCCTACTGGTATTACAAGCTGCGCGACGTCACCCCCCCCTATCAACAGACGAATCTCTCCCAGGTGTACCTTCCGCCAAGTATTTTCCGTCATCCGTTTGCGGCCGCCCGGGATTCCGGCGCGCGGGAATCCCCGCGCGCCGCCGTCCGCGTTCTTAAAAATCTTGCCCGGCATCCTCTGGGCACCGACAACCTGGGGCGCGACGTTTTTCAGCGCACGGTGCAGGGCGCGCGGATCGCCTTTCAGGTGGGCGTCATCACCGCCTGCATTGCTATCCCGATCGGCGTGATCCTCGGCTGTCTGGCGGGCTACTTCGGCGGCCGGACCGATGATTTTATCGTCTGGCTCTATTCAACCTTTGCCGCAATCCCCGGCCTGCTTTTCATCCTGGCGATTGCCATGGTGGTCGGCAAGGGCCTGCTCGGCATTTATCTCGGCATCGGTCTCACCACCTGGGTCGGGTTGTGCCGGCTGATCAGAGGGGAGGTCATGAAACACAAGACGCGCCCTTATGTTCTGGCGGCCCGCGCGCTCGG encodes:
- a CDS encoding ABC transporter permease, encoding METEVTHSHSLWREAWRQVRGNRLAVAALWIIGFYFILALYGEGAYWYYKLRDVTPPYQQTNLSQVYLPPSIFRHPFAAARDSGARESPRAAVRVLKNLARHPLGTDNLGRDVFQRTVQGARIAFQVGVITACIAIPIGVILGCLAGYFGGRTDDFIVWLYSTFAAIPGLLFILAIAMVVGKGLLGIYLGIGLTTWVGLCRLIRGEVMKHKTRPYVLAARALGFNPARIMFRHILPNVFHIVIITFSLRFPAAISTEVFMSFLGIGVQGEPSWGIMISNARLRLWQGVWWEMTFVTLAIFLIVLAFNLFGDALRDALDPRLRTSER